In Electrophorus electricus isolate fEleEle1 chromosome 18, fEleEle1.pri, whole genome shotgun sequence, one genomic interval encodes:
- the insig1 gene encoding insulin-induced gene 1 protein produces the protein MPRLEERCWSCSCSTGVKSKELSSASWIASKTGEMMSIITSVLRQAYVSLYHVQSANLIRRGLVLFAVGVFLALVLYLLQIQRNVVLFPEEVLDTLFSSAWWIPPCCGTAAAVVGLLYPCLDSHLGEPHKFKREWASVMRCIAVFVGINHASAKLDFANNMQLSLTLAALSLGLWWTFDRSRSGFGLGLTTALLATLIMQLLVYNDIYQYTSPEFRYIRSWLPCIFFSGGVTVGNIGRQLAMGSTEKPHSD, from the exons ATGCCAAGACTAGAGGAACGCTGTTGGAGCTGCTCCTGTTCTACCGGTGTGAAGTCGAAAGAGCTGTCGAGCGCCAGTTGGATAGCATCTAAAACGGGTGAAATGATGTCCATCATAACCTCCGTATTAAGACAGGCTTATGTTTCCCTCTACCACGTACAGTCTGCTAATTTAATACGTCGTGGACTGGTCCTGTTCGCCGTGGGAGTATTCCTCGCATTGGTGCTTTATCTGCTACAGATACAAAGAAACGTTGTACTGTTTCCTGAAGAGGTACTGGACACTTTGTTTTCATCGGCTTGGTGGATTCCACCATGTTGTGGAACGGCTGCTG CCGTGGTTGGTTTGTTGTATCCCTGTTTGGACAGCCACCTTGGAGAGCCACACAAGTTCAAGAGGGAGTGGGCCAGTGTCATGCGCTGTATCGCTGTGTTTGTGGGCATCAACCATGCCAGTGCT AAACTGGACTTTGCCAATAACATGCAGCTCTCTTTAACACTGGCTGCTTTGTCCCTGGGCCTCTGGTGGACTTTTGACCGATCCAGGAGTGGCTTTGGCTTGGGGCTGACCACCGCTCTCTTGGCCACACTCATCATGCAGCTGTTGGTCTACAATGACATCTATCA gTATACTTCTCCGGAATTCCGCTACATTCGCTCCTGGCTGCCCTGTATATTCTTCTCAGGAGGAGTGACTGTGGGAAACATTGGGCGACAACTGGCCATG GGCTCAACCGAGAAGCCTCATAGTGACTAG